The region GCGAAAAACGCCGATGCCCCGGAAAAAAACCTAGCCCAGCAAATCGATATTTTTGAGCAACAATTATTGCTTGCTGATAAACACCAGCTGCCAGTGATTGTCCACCATCGGCGCTCTCACCAAGAGGTCGTGCGTAGCTTAAAAAAAGCCAAGCTGACCAAAGGCGGCATAGTTCACGCGTTCTCTGGTAGCTACCAGCAAGCAAAGCAGTATCTGGATCTGGGCTTTTTATTGGGTATTGGCGGCACCATTACCTACCCAAGAGCGGCGAAAACCATCAACACAGTAAAAAAACTCCCCATCGAAGCCATGGTACTAGAAACCGATGCGCCGTCGATGCCGTTAGCGGGCTTTCAAGGGCAAGCTAATCACCCGAAACATGTCACCGACGTGTTTGATACCCTCGCCAGTTTGCGAAGTGAAGAGAGGAACGCACTTGCTGAGCAACTAGAAAAGAATATTGATCAATTATTTGGCTTTAATCGGTAACTTTTGTGGTTAGCTTGGTTAACACTGCTAACGCGGCTAGAGCGACTAAAGCGACTAAGTCCACGCGCTAACAAAAAGCCAACCAAGCCCGCGATTAATAACATATAGCGGGTAAATACTTGGTTTTCTTCATTGGCTTGCAACAAGTTTTGCTGCCATGTTTGCTTTCTGATCGTTAAGCGTAAATAGCCATAGAGCTTTTCATCTCTTAGCTCAACCACTAAGGGGCTTACAGTGGGCGTTAAAGGCGGGAGTTCACTGCTAAGCCCGTAAAGCTCATTAATACTCTGCTTGCTACCGCCAAAACCAATGGTTTGCCCGGTTTGATCATACAAAGTTGCGCCTAACACAAACTCAGGCGTTGCTAGCTTGGTTAAATACTCATTAATTGCTGACTTCTTGTCTTGCTTTATCAGCACCAACATTGCCTGCCCCGCTTGCTCGATATAATCGTCAGCAAAAACCTGCTGCTGCGCCGTGATGCGTTTGGCCTGATCATCAAAGCGCACGATCAGCATATTCAGCAACACCACAATCAACACTATCGCTATCGCTAATTGCAGAATTTTGTTATAAATCGACGATATTTTGGGGTATAAAGGCAATTCTGTTTGCATCGTAGCCATTAACCAAGTGAACAATATTTATACCATATAGTATGCGCGCGCTTGTTTAAATACTGAATTTAGGACTCTTTCGTGAAAACTAACCATTTCCAAACTGACATTACTTGTGGTGAGCACTCGCTTGCGCAATCCTTCCAAGCAGCCTCTATTTCCGCCGAGATATTAACCGCGCCATTAACCGTGTCAGCGTCTGCCAAAGGGTTTACGTTTAGCGACTATCAAGCCTTTGCCAGCGAGCTTGAACTGGTTGTCTTTACTTCGCTTACGACTGCGCTGTTACACCGCATTGTGACTGAATGCCAAATAACAACAATGGCACTTACCGCTATCAACCAGCGCAATCAAGTGGAAAGTGCGCGCTTTAGCGTGCAATGCGCCGATGTCAATACAGCGCGAGCGCAATTAGTGTCGTTAACCACAGCGCACGGATTTGAAGCAGCGATTGTAGCTAACGCTCCCAGCTTATTAACGCCAGGCTTACTAGTGATGGACATGGACTCAACGACCATCGAAATTGAATGTATTGATGAAATTGCCAAGCTCGCTGGTGTCGGTGGGAAAGTGGCTGAGGTAACAGAGCTGGCGATGCAAGGCAAACTCGACTTTTCACAAAGCTTACATCAACGCGTTGCCACATTAGCCGACGCACCTGAATCAATTCTCGCCAGTGTTGCTGAAAACCTGCCGCTAATGCCGGGGTTAACAACCTTAGTGGCGCAGCTAAAAGCCCATCACTGGCAAGTCGCTATCGCTTCGGGTGGCTTTACCTATTTTGCTGATTATTTAAAAAACACGCTTGGTTTGGATGCAGCTTATGCCAATACGCTTGAGATTGTAGATGGCAAGTTAACGGGGAAAGTGCTCGGTGAAGTTGTCGATGCGCAGAAAAAAGCAGACGTGCTGGTTGAACTGGCTACACAACAAAATATTGCCCCAGCGCAAACGGTCGCCATGGGTGATGGTGCCAACGATTTGGTGATGATGGCCGCTGCACAGCTGGGCATTGCCTACAAAGCAAAGCCACTGGTGCTTGCCAAAGCCGACTCCAGTATTAGCCACTCAGGGCTAGATTGCATGCTGCACTGGCTTAAATAAGCGCTCACGCTTCTTGCGCTTTCTAGGCATTAAAAAAGCTATTGCAACACCCTGCTTGCAATAGCTTATTTATTTTAATTTATCAATACTTTAGCGATTTGACGTTTTAGTGATTTCACACTGACGACTACTAGCTAACCTAATAACTTGTGTCGATATATCACTTCCTGTGTAATATCAACGCATTGCATCACACCTGCAACACTCCATATTTCTTGCTCAATTTGCTTGCCACGGTGAATCGCATAAGAGCTGATATAACTTAGCTCTGGGTTTAAATGCTCCATATCTGGCTCTGCCGTCCGTGATAGCTTGATTCTCACGCAATAAAACTCACCACTTTTCTGTGCGTTAGCAATAAATAACTTTTTCAACTTAGGGCTGTCCAGTTCACTCGCCAGTTTAGCGGTGACGGCTTTGTCGACAAACTCCACATCATGCTTGATCGCAATAAAGAGTGTTTCACTGGCAGGCGCGTCACTGGCCTGCAGCTTTTTCAAGGTGACATTAATTAAGTTGGCCGCTTCTGGGTGATGTAAGAGCGGATACAAGTTATGGTGCCTAGGTCGATCGCTAAGGTGCTTCAAGCGATTGAGAAATGGCGTTTGTTCACTGCTTGCCGCTAGCGTTTCGACTTTGTAACGACTACCACTGGTTTGCACATACAAGCTAGGCACACTGGTACTTTTCGCGTAAATAGCCCTGAGTGCTTTTGCCAGCCCAGGGATCATATCCGCGTATTCGTCTTTCTTGAGCTTTTCTCTATTTTTTTCAATCAGTACTTTAAAGAATGCTCGACCAATATGCTGATGTCGCTCAACATGAACGCGCAGGTTCAAAATGTTCTTCTTTTGGTTGATCCGCATCACTTCATAAGGCAGTGATGTAAGATTGAAACTCGAGGTAATTTTTTGCAAATTTGGGAAGCTGATATTAACGATCTCACCTTTAGTAAGCACCGCCGATTTATCCAGATGCACCTTTAAGCCTGAGACAGAAAAGTCTTGTGCTTCACCCGTCCAAGTAACCCCTTCAGCTTCCACTTCAACTGGTGTTTTATAAACAAAGCGCGGCTCTTGTCGTTGGTTGCGATAGTTTACGCCAACTTCATCCATCAGCGGTGGACTCACCAAGCGCTTGTGCCCAAACGCCTTTAATTTACTGGTCGCAATGTTTTCAAAACTAAATTGTGCGTAATCTGCATGCACCTGCTTATTGGTTACATCCGTTGCGACAACAATGTAAGGCAAGCCTGATAATAGCCCCTGCACTTCCTCAGAAATGGGCATATCCAAATAAGCATCTTTTTTTGCCAAAGTATTGGCAAGCGTCAACGGCGCCGTAGCTTTGTGTTTGTCGACCGCAATAATCGATAACATAGTCACAGCAAAAGTTGGTTTGGATGCTGCAAAGCCTAAAAACGGCTTGATAAAGGCGTCGTCTTGAGCAAGCTGATTTTCATCTGCCGTGTAGAAGTATGAACGCCCTTGGCTTTGATGAACAAAGCTATACACCAAGAGTGAGTGACCGGATTTGTCTGCGCGTAACATGCGTTCAATGCGATCAGAATCAATCAGATTAAACAAGGTGCTTTGCTTGGCTTCATTTTGCCAATATTGATAAACCGCTTGGTTGTTGTTACAGGTTAGCGCAAAGCGCGGCACAAACTTTCCGTCTTTGGCTTCAACAAAAACCGGCAACTCATTAATTTTAGGTAACGCGAATTGCTCTAAACTGCGCGATTTCAGCGCGGCGATGGTGTTGTCTAAATTAATCTTGTAACGGCGTTTATTTCCTTGAATAAAGCCTTTTAAAAACTGTTTAAAGCCATCTTTTTCTTTGTCTAAAATTCGCTGTGCGCCAATTAATTGGATTTTATCTTCCAGCGCGATGTTTTTCACTTGGTATTCGAACACCGACTGACTTCCAAACTGAAATTCCTGGCTTAACCCGGTAAATTCCAACTTAATGACATCACCAACGGCCACTTTTTGCATTTCATTAAAGCGAAACTTGACGCCAGAAATACTGATGTCTGAGCTGGTCGCTTCTGATCTTTGCTCGTTGGCGAGTGTCGCAATAACAGGAATAGCGAAGTTCATGCGCTCTTCTTGGCGATTATGAAAATCGCCAAGGGCAACAAACTTCGCGGGGTAGTGCAGCTTTTCTTGTACTTTTAGTGAATCCGCTGAGTTGACAGCGGGTGTTAACTTACCCGCCTTTTCACGTTGGTAAATAACGCGAAAGTTATTGTCGGTGTTGTTGACCGCCTCATAAACACCAAAGGTATACGCGCCATAGGCGTTAACACTTTCCTGGTAAACCTTAATGGCTAAATCATCGAGGTAATGGGTGCGGTTATCATCGTCAAACGCCTTGCAGTCGCCATCAACATGGCCGCGTAAATCAATTAAGCGCGTACACGGCTGTGCCAAACGTTTGATTTCCATTTTCAATAGGAAACGTTCTGTTTTGGCTAGACTTTTAGTGGCAGAGAGAAAGCTAGCCTCAAAATCAGCTTGCTTAACCTCGCCTCTAAAGCGCTCAATTATTTTTGCATGTTGAGAAAAATCTTTAGTCATCTAAGCTCTATTTTCTTTACAATGGCGCTAACAGCGATTCGACAACACCAGCCAGATATCATAGTACATAGCCGATAAACTACATAGCCGATAAAATCACTAGTTAGAACAACACTTAGCGCCAATTTTTAAACACAATGGAACTAAAATCAATATCTAACAAAACGAGCTAGCAATATCTGTACCTGACAAGGAAAAACATGGCAAAAAACAAAACATCTTATGTCTGCACTGAATGTGGCGCCGACTTCTCTCGTTGGTTAGGCCAGTGCCCCGAGTGCAAAGCGTGGAACACTATTTCCGAATTTCGCCAACCGAAAGCGACAGGCCGCGGCGGCAATTTTTCTGGTTTTGCTGGCACTGTCGCCGCACAAGTACAAACGCTAGACAGCATTGATTTAACAGATTTACCACGTTTTTCATCCGGTTTCCTTGAGTTTGATCGCGTTTTAGGTGGTGGCATTGTACCGGGCAGCGCGATTTTGATCGGCGGTGAGCCGGGCGCGGGTAAAAGTACCCTACTGCTACAAACCATGTGTCACCTTGCCAGCCAAATGCCGACACTCTACATCACGGGTGAGGAATCGCTACAACAAGTCGCCATGCGTGCCAAACGCCTAGGTTTAGCGACAGACAAACTCAAGTTGCTATCAGAAACCAGCGTTGAAAATATTTGCCATATTGCCGAACGCGAGCAACCGAAAATTATGGTCATAGATTCCATTCAAGTTATGCACATGGCAGATATTCAATCAGCGCCCGGCAGTGTTTCGCAAGTCAGAGAAAGCGCCGCCTTTCTGACGCGGTTTGCCAAGCAACATCACGTTGCCATGATTTTAGTGGGTCACGTCACCAAAGACGGCTCGCTGGCTGGCCCGAAAGTACTAGAGCACTGTATTGATTGCTCAATCATGCTTGAAGGCTCGACCGATTCTCGTTACCGCACCCTGCGCGGCCACAAAAACCGTTTTGGCGCAGTCAACGAACTGGGCGTATTTGGCATGACAGGCACAGGGCTAAAAGAAGTTAAAAACCCATCGGCCATTTTTCTTAATCGCGGCGAAGAGCAAACGCCCGGCAGTATTGTTATGGTGTTATGGGAAGGCACGCGCCCACTACTGGTTGAAATTCAGGCATTAGTGGATCACTCAGCACTGGGCAACCCAAGACGCGTTGCAGTGGGTGCTGAACAAAACCGATTAGCCATGCTGTTGGCGATTTTGCATCGTCATGGTGGCTTGCAAATGAATGACCAAGACGTTTTCGTGAACGTGGTTGGCGGTGTCAAAGTCACTGAAACCAGTATCGATTTAGCCTTGCTATTAGCTTTGGTTTCGAGCTTTCGCGATCGCGCTTTGCCACAAGATTTAGTGGTCTTTGGTGAAGTTGGCCTGTCGGGTGAAATTCGCCCAGTACCCAGTGGTCAAGAGCGCATAAACGAAGCGGCTAAACACGGTTTTAAACGCGCTATCGTGCCATATAACAATGTGCCAAAAACCAAAATTGAAGGAATGAAGGTGATTGGCGTCAAAAAGCTGAGCGAAGCATTAGAAGCGATTTAGCCTTAGCTAGTGAATTTTGCTAGTATGCGACAACACAAAATCCTTGGTTAATGCAGCTATCGCTTCAACGCATTGGATTAACCATTTTTATTAATAATAAAATTCAGGTTTATTATGACGTTATTCACTCGTGTCGCACTCACTCTGGGCTGTGCACTGGCATTGCAACCTGTGTATGCCGAACAGCTTTCATTAGCGCGTATTCACAGCTCACCATCCCTGAGCGGACAAACCCCTAAGTCGCTAAAATTTTCACCCGATGGCCATCGCGTCACTTACTTGCAAGGGAAGAAAGAAGACTTAAACCGCTACGATTTGTGGGAATACAATTTAGCTGACAAGCAACACCGTTTATTGGTTGATTCCAACGATATTTTTTCTGGCCCTGAAACCCTCTCAGATGAAGAAAAAGCACGCCGCGAACGCCAGCGTGTTTATGGCTCAGGCATTATGGAATACACCTTCTCTAGCGATGGCACAGCGTTGTTGTTTCCACTTAACGGCGATGTCTATTACTACAGTTTGACCGACCAAGCCGCACGCCGTATTACAGAAACGCCAGCGTTTGAAACTGACGTAAAATTCTCGCCCCAAGGCAACTATATTTCATTTATTCGTGAGCAAAACATTTTTGTTTACGAGTTAGCGTCAGGCAAAGAGCGCCGCTTGACCAAAGACGGTGGCGGACTCATTAAAAACGGCATGTCTGAATTTGTCGCCCAAGAAGAAATGGGGCGTATGACAGGCTACTGGTGGGCACCTAACGAGCAAAACTTAGCGTTTTTACGGGTCGACGAATCCCCTGTACAGGTGGAAATTCGCAATGAAATTTACGCGGAAGAAATTAAGCTGATTGAGCAGCGCTACCCAGCAACTGGCACTAACAATGTTAATATTCAGCTGGCAACTGTTGATGTCAAAGGTAAGCGTATTCGATTTGTCGATACAGGCGAAGAAAGCGATATTTACCTGCCACGTGTTAACTGGATGCCAGACAGCCAACAGCTAACCTATCAGTGGCAAAGTCGCAACCAACAAACACTTGAGCTGCGCAGCTACAACATCAAATCGCGTCGCCAGAAAACTTTGCTTACGGAAACCTCAGATCACTGGCTAAACCTCAATGACGATCTAACCTTCCTCAGCGATGGCAGTTTTATTTGGGCGTCTGAGCGCGATGGCTTTAAGCACCTTTATCGCTACAATAAAAAAGGCGAGTTACAAGCACAACTGACCAAGGGTCAATGGGTGGTTGACAGTGTAAAAGCCGTTGACGAAGCAAATGGTTGGGTGTATTTCACCGGTCGTGCCGATACGCCACTTGAACGCCATCTATACAAAGCGCCATTGTCGGGTAAATCACCCGAGCATGTCGCTCGTGTCACTAAGCGCAACGGCTATCACGATGTCACCATCGCTGGCGACTTTAAAACCTACCTAGACGATTACTCAAGCATTGCCCAACCCAAGCAAGTGAGCTTGCATCAAATTGGTGGTGAGCATTTAACTTGGCTTTCTGAAAACAAGCTTGATGAACAGCATCCACTCAACCCGTATTTGAGTGACTGGGTGGCACCCGAATTTGGTTCACTCGCCTCAGATGACGGTCAGGCGAACCTGTATTACAAACTCTACAAGCCAACCACTATGGCACCGGGTAAACAATACCCAGTTATCGTGCGCGTTTATGGCGGTCCACACGCACAGCGCGTTACCAACCAGTGGGGCAGCAAAGAGTACTTAACCCAGTATTTAGTGCAACAAGGCTATGTGGTATTCCAGCTCGACAACCGTGGCTCCAACTATCGCGGTACTGCATTTGAGTTTCCAATTTACGAGAAGCTAGGCGATGTTGAGGTGACCGACCAAATTACAGGTGTGAAGTACCTGCATACCTTGCCTTTCGTCGACAAAGAGCGTATTGGTATTTATGGCCACTCTTATGGCGGCTACATGGCATTAATGGCGATGTTCAAAGCCGGCGATTACTTTCAAGCAGGGGTTTCTGGCGCGCCGGTTACCGACTGGATGTTGTATGACACACACTACACCGAGCGTTACTTAAATCACCCACAAGCTAACCAAGCAGGTTACGATGCGAGCAGCGTTTTTCCTTATATTGATGGCTTATCTGGCGATCTCTTGGTATATCACGGCATGGCCGACGATAACGTGCTATTTACCAATACCACTAAGCTGATCAAAGCGATGCAAGATAAAAACAAAACGTTTGAACTAATGACCTACCCAGGCAGCAAGCACAGTATGCGTGGCAAAGCAGTGAAAGTGCATTTGAATAGCACGATTGTGAATTTCTTTAATCGTCACTTTCAGCCATAAAATGACGATTTAGCAAACTATATTTAACAAACTATATTTAATAAACTATTTTAAAAAGCAAAAAGGAGTCATATGACTCCTTTTTTATTTTCTCAAGCTGCGCTTTATTAATTGATGAGATAAAGCTGCGCCGTTGGCTGCCTAAAAGTACGTTAGCTGAAATTCAGCCTGCTCAGCGGTTTGAGATAAGTACTCTATTTTTACCTTGCCCCACACTAATGGTGTCACCAACGTTTAAGGTGTAATCAACATCATTTAACGGTGGAGATGCATCCAGTAGCACAACGTTAGGGGTTGTCTCTGTTGAGACATCAACTTTGACCAAACGCAACAAGTAACCTTGCTTGTTCGCCTGCAGGCTATGGCTAGCATCCGCCAGTTCAATATCCCCGTTAAGGCTTTGGCCGTAGTTGCTGTTGTCAGGCGTTGCCAAGGTAATATAAGTCAAAATTTGCTCGTACCCAGTAATACCAGTCGACTGCTCTAACAAGGCTTTGAGCACTTGGCCATTAGCCAGCTGCACTTTTTGTGTTTGATAAACCGAAACCGCATCAAGATTAACCCCCAATAGCTCTTTAGCAGAAGGTGACAGCATCAACGAACAATCCGCATTGCCCATAACCGAAAAACAGTCGCCATAGGAGAGGGTATCGCCAACTGTTGGCGAGTAGGCTAAATCATCGCGCACTCTGGTTGAGAATGCTTCTGTTTGATGAACATCAACCCCTTCATCATGAGCTTGGTAACCCAACGCATGGATAAATTCATGTGCAAAAATGCGATCAAAGCGCGAAATTTTTAGGCTATCAGCCAAGTAAGGATTGTGGGGGTAAGGAAACCCTTGAGTTTCAGGATCTGTTGGCGCATTGAAAAAGACGAGCTCTTGTTTCAGCCCTTCAATTGCCGCTAATTTCGGCCAAATGGGTGTTTCACCAGTGCCCGCTCCCCAGAAAGAGCCCGATGTATTTTCGCTGTTAAAACTCGTTCTCAACACCACAATATCGGCGCGATTCAACATTTCGATATTGGCACTGTCTTTTATCCACGCTGACTGAACAAGGGCATTTGACTCAGGATAGTTACCGCTATTTGCGTTGTAGGCC is a window of Thalassotalea euphylliae DNA encoding:
- a CDS encoding TatD family hydrolase — encoded protein: MSTFTDSQFTDSHCHLDFTELAEQLDNVLATCQQRNIKRIIVPSIGPQNWQSVLSLTTNTTDDVAVYPCLGIHPWFLDDLPADAISQLDLLVNQHKQSLIALGEMGVDGTIAKNADAPEKNLAQQIDIFEQQLLLADKHQLPVIVHHRRSHQEVVRSLKKAKLTKGGIVHAFSGSYQQAKQYLDLGFLLGIGGTITYPRAAKTINTVKKLPIEAMVLETDAPSMPLAGFQGQANHPKHVTDVFDTLASLRSEERNALAEQLEKNIDQLFGFNR
- a CDS encoding AhpA/YtjB family protein, whose protein sequence is MQTELPLYPKISSIYNKILQLAIAIVLIVVLLNMLIVRFDDQAKRITAQQQVFADDYIEQAGQAMLVLIKQDKKSAINEYLTKLATPEFVLGATLYDQTGQTIGFGGSKQSINELYGLSSELPPLTPTVSPLVVELRDEKLYGYLRLTIRKQTWQQNLLQANEENQVFTRYMLLIAGLVGFLLARGLSRFSRSSRVSSVNQANHKSYRLKPNN
- the serB gene encoding phosphoserine phosphatase SerB, with the protein product MKTNHFQTDITCGEHSLAQSFQAASISAEILTAPLTVSASAKGFTFSDYQAFASELELVVFTSLTTALLHRIVTECQITTMALTAINQRNQVESARFSVQCADVNTARAQLVSLTTAHGFEAAIVANAPSLLTPGLLVMDMDSTTIEIECIDEIAKLAGVGGKVAEVTELAMQGKLDFSQSLHQRVATLADAPESILASVAENLPLMPGLTTLVAQLKAHHWQVAIASGGFTYFADYLKNTLGLDAAYANTLEIVDGKLTGKVLGEVVDAQKKADVLVELATQQNIAPAQTVAMGDGANDLVMMAAAQLGIAYKAKPLVLAKADSSISHSGLDCMLHWLK
- a CDS encoding PilZ domain-containing protein, which codes for MTKDFSQHAKIIERFRGEVKQADFEASFLSATKSLAKTERFLLKMEIKRLAQPCTRLIDLRGHVDGDCKAFDDDNRTHYLDDLAIKVYQESVNAYGAYTFGVYEAVNNTDNNFRVIYQREKAGKLTPAVNSADSLKVQEKLHYPAKFVALGDFHNRQEERMNFAIPVIATLANEQRSEATSSDISISGVKFRFNEMQKVAVGDVIKLEFTGLSQEFQFGSQSVFEYQVKNIALEDKIQLIGAQRILDKEKDGFKQFLKGFIQGNKRRYKINLDNTIAALKSRSLEQFALPKINELPVFVEAKDGKFVPRFALTCNNNQAVYQYWQNEAKQSTLFNLIDSDRIERMLRADKSGHSLLVYSFVHQSQGRSYFYTADENQLAQDDAFIKPFLGFAASKPTFAVTMLSIIAVDKHKATAPLTLANTLAKKDAYLDMPISEEVQGLLSGLPYIVVATDVTNKQVHADYAQFSFENIATSKLKAFGHKRLVSPPLMDEVGVNYRNQRQEPRFVYKTPVEVEAEGVTWTGEAQDFSVSGLKVHLDKSAVLTKGEIVNISFPNLQKITSSFNLTSLPYEVMRINQKKNILNLRVHVERHQHIGRAFFKVLIEKNREKLKKDEYADMIPGLAKALRAIYAKSTSVPSLYVQTSGSRYKVETLAASSEQTPFLNRLKHLSDRPRHHNLYPLLHHPEAANLINVTLKKLQASDAPASETLFIAIKHDVEFVDKAVTAKLASELDSPKLKKLFIANAQKSGEFYCVRIKLSRTAEPDMEHLNPELSYISSYAIHRGKQIEQEIWSVAGVMQCVDITQEVIYRHKLLG
- the radA gene encoding DNA repair protein RadA → MAKNKTSYVCTECGADFSRWLGQCPECKAWNTISEFRQPKATGRGGNFSGFAGTVAAQVQTLDSIDLTDLPRFSSGFLEFDRVLGGGIVPGSAILIGGEPGAGKSTLLLQTMCHLASQMPTLYITGEESLQQVAMRAKRLGLATDKLKLLSETSVENICHIAEREQPKIMVIDSIQVMHMADIQSAPGSVSQVRESAAFLTRFAKQHHVAMILVGHVTKDGSLAGPKVLEHCIDCSIMLEGSTDSRYRTLRGHKNRFGAVNELGVFGMTGTGLKEVKNPSAIFLNRGEEQTPGSIVMVLWEGTRPLLVEIQALVDHSALGNPRRVAVGAEQNRLAMLLAILHRHGGLQMNDQDVFVNVVGGVKVTETSIDLALLLALVSSFRDRALPQDLVVFGEVGLSGEIRPVPSGQERINEAAKHGFKRAIVPYNNVPKTKIEGMKVIGVKKLSEALEAI
- a CDS encoding S9 family peptidase; amino-acid sequence: MTLFTRVALTLGCALALQPVYAEQLSLARIHSSPSLSGQTPKSLKFSPDGHRVTYLQGKKEDLNRYDLWEYNLADKQHRLLVDSNDIFSGPETLSDEEKARRERQRVYGSGIMEYTFSSDGTALLFPLNGDVYYYSLTDQAARRITETPAFETDVKFSPQGNYISFIREQNIFVYELASGKERRLTKDGGGLIKNGMSEFVAQEEMGRMTGYWWAPNEQNLAFLRVDESPVQVEIRNEIYAEEIKLIEQRYPATGTNNVNIQLATVDVKGKRIRFVDTGEESDIYLPRVNWMPDSQQLTYQWQSRNQQTLELRSYNIKSRRQKTLLTETSDHWLNLNDDLTFLSDGSFIWASERDGFKHLYRYNKKGELQAQLTKGQWVVDSVKAVDEANGWVYFTGRADTPLERHLYKAPLSGKSPEHVARVTKRNGYHDVTIAGDFKTYLDDYSSIAQPKQVSLHQIGGEHLTWLSENKLDEQHPLNPYLSDWVAPEFGSLASDDGQANLYYKLYKPTTMAPGKQYPVIVRVYGGPHAQRVTNQWGSKEYLTQYLVQQGYVVFQLDNRGSNYRGTAFEFPIYEKLGDVEVTDQITGVKYLHTLPFVDKERIGIYGHSYGGYMALMAMFKAGDYFQAGVSGAPVTDWMLYDTHYTERYLNHPQANQAGYDASSVFPYIDGLSGDLLVYHGMADDNVLFTNTTKLIKAMQDKNKTFELMTYPGSKHSMRGKAVKVHLNSTIVNFFNRHFQP